From Desulfobacterales bacterium, a single genomic window includes:
- a CDS encoding cupin domain-containing protein produces the protein MTKKFVVPLKEAVTGTLHGGNGTYRILIDKDISGAKNFSLLVNTSKAGTTGAAHKHDVEHCWYILSGTGNMVMGDITYQIKPEMAVFTPAGVMHSINVDPGADLTYVVIYAPPGPEQKLKELGAKAFDQK, from the coding sequence ATGACGAAAAAATTCGTTGTACCGCTTAAGGAAGCGGTTACCGGGACCCTCCATGGCGGTAATGGGACGTATCGAATCCTGATCGACAAGGACATCAGCGGCGCAAAAAACTTTTCACTGCTGGTGAATACCAGCAAGGCCGGCACAACCGGGGCCGCCCATAAACACGACGTGGAGCACTGCTGGTACATTCTGTCCGGGACCGGAAACATGGTGATGGGAGATATAACCTATCAGATCAAACCGGAAATGGCGGTTTTTACGCCGGCCGGCGTCATGCACAGCATCAATGTCGACCCCGGTGCAGATCTGACTTACGTGGTGATTTATGCGCCCCCCGGACCGGAACAGAAACTCAAGGAACTGGGCGCCAAAGCATTTGACCAAAAATAA
- a CDS encoding cupin domain-containing protein: MRKIVLSDKVEFQKVEWGLTKNLIGPASTGSEKIKVNITEYLPGYTHKLHVHPTQEEVIYVLSGKGVSETNGDSQAISPGSVVFVPANVPHATSNASDTESLRAIIIKSPPGDEEVKL, encoded by the coding sequence ATGCGAAAAATCGTACTGAGTGATAAAGTTGAATTTCAGAAAGTAGAATGGGGGCTTACCAAAAATTTGATCGGGCCTGCATCGACCGGATCCGAAAAAATCAAGGTTAACATCACCGAATATCTTCCGGGATATACCCACAAGCTTCATGTTCATCCGACCCAGGAAGAGGTCATTTATGTTCTGTCCGGAAAAGGCGTTTCGGAAACAAACGGAGACTCCCAGGCAATCAGCCCGGGGTCGGTGGTTTTTGTTCCTGCCAACGTTCCCCATGCCACCAGCAACGCAAGCGACACCGAGTCCCTTCGGGCGATTATTATAAAATCGCCTCCCGGGGATGAAGAAGTAAAATTATAA
- a CDS encoding MmgE/PrpD family protein, with protein MEIAETFAKFVKNTHFEDIDESVVEHIKKLTLKQVMGMLLGSSVPPSQKFIPYFKDNLGKPECGVYGCGFKTDVAQAALLNGFFGHASEMEDDMFPGGGISDVTTWPALLAVADKLKLSTREIIVALYVGQEMQNRIAMWAGVVTEPLGIANLPFIGIYGATASCARAFGLTEEQVLNSFGLAMVQGLGYIHTWGTDAHYWESATVCRNGVQNALMAQLGATTKPVIRKSLEMLGRGFSEKIEFDKMTEGLGKPPFYTNNTWIKKWGFCFQNHNFVDNIADLMRNNKLAYEDIQEVTVHFDELRFILDRPEPKDAEDSRFSIYHMLAYQMIHGECGLETNTEDAVHDPQIAEARKKVKVVYHPEYPKRYYAGEGRLDLKLKNDQTITGYMEQPYGGPKYPLSMDQVVAIYRKYCKGIISDEKIARTEAIILNMENEPDFQELFRICTFTNGCEII; from the coding sequence ATGGAAATCGCCGAAACATTTGCAAAGTTCGTTAAGAACACCCATTTTGAAGATATTGACGAGAGTGTTGTCGAACATATCAAAAAGCTGACTTTAAAGCAGGTGATGGGGATGCTCCTGGGTTCCTCAGTCCCCCCCTCCCAGAAATTCATACCCTATTTTAAGGACAACCTCGGAAAGCCGGAATGTGGTGTTTACGGCTGCGGCTTCAAGACCGATGTCGCCCAGGCGGCTTTGCTGAACGGGTTCTTCGGACATGCCTCCGAAATGGAAGACGATATGTTTCCCGGGGGCGGCATCAGCGACGTCACAACCTGGCCGGCCCTGCTGGCAGTGGCGGACAAACTTAAACTTTCCACCCGGGAAATAATCGTGGCCCTTTACGTCGGCCAGGAAATGCAGAACCGAATCGCCATGTGGGCCGGAGTTGTGACGGAGCCCCTGGGCATCGCCAACTTGCCCTTCATCGGAATATACGGCGCCACTGCCAGCTGCGCCCGGGCCTTTGGCCTGACTGAAGAGCAAGTCCTGAATTCCTTCGGACTGGCCATGGTCCAGGGGCTGGGATATATTCACACCTGGGGAACGGACGCGCATTACTGGGAATCGGCCACGGTCTGCCGCAACGGCGTACAGAACGCCCTGATGGCGCAGTTGGGGGCCACCACCAAACCGGTTATTCGGAAAAGCCTGGAGATGCTGGGCCGTGGTTTCAGTGAAAAAATCGAGTTTGATAAAATGACCGAAGGCTTGGGGAAGCCGCCCTTTTACACCAACAACACCTGGATAAAAAAATGGGGCTTCTGTTTCCAGAACCATAACTTCGTCGACAACATCGCCGACCTGATGCGCAACAACAAGCTGGCCTATGAAGACATCCAGGAAGTGACGGTGCACTTTGACGAACTGAGGTTTATCCTGGACCGCCCGGAACCGAAGGACGCCGAAGACAGCCGCTTCAGCATCTACCATATGCTGGCATACCAGATGATACACGGGGAATGCGGTCTTGAAACCAATACCGAAGACGCCGTCCACGACCCGCAGATCGCCGAAGCGCGAAAGAAGGTCAAAGTCGTCTATCATCCCGAGTATCCCAAAAGATACTATGCCGGTGAAGGTCGGCTGGACCTGAAGCTCAAAAACGACCAAACCATTACCGGTTATATGGAGCAACCCTACGGGGGGCCCAAGTATCCCTTGAGCATGGATCAGGTGGTCGCCATCTATCGCAAATATTGCAAGGGAATCATTTCGGATGAAAAAATCGCGCGCACCGAAGCGATCATTCTGAACATGGAAAACGAGCCGGATTTTCAGGAACTTTTCAGGATCTGCACATTTACGAATGGGTGTGAAATTATTTAG
- a CDS encoding aminopeptidase, whose translation MSTKEWPISYWHYMPGPSSPIQMMRGALKVMDCGGVKPGETVLISTDTNKMRIAESLAGAAYAVGATPIIIMIPPVGVHGAQLPEPVVAAFKEADVFLQPSTWSQTHTRARVEAIKAGKRGCTMCEITEDALCVGAINADYEACDRLGRKLGAVLEKTEKVRITSPAGTDIRGIVKDRPVQYETGLFKLPGQFAAFPDSEINISPLEGTAHGKIVSDVSIMSVGITLYGPVTLIVKDGRITDIQGGMAAAKLRQILEVLNDEKAYNYAEFGIGLNPEARLAATNLEDLGRLGNCHAGIGSSFAIGGKVLAPNHIDAMYKDATVYFDGKVVLENGICRL comes from the coding sequence ATGAGCACAAAAGAATGGCCGATTTCATATTGGCACTATATGCCGGGCCCATCCAGCCCGATCCAGATGATGCGCGGCGCCTTGAAGGTCATGGACTGCGGCGGCGTAAAACCGGGTGAGACGGTTCTGATATCCACCGATACCAACAAAATGCGGATCGCCGAATCACTGGCCGGAGCCGCCTACGCGGTGGGCGCCACCCCCATCATCATCATGATTCCGCCTGTGGGCGTCCACGGCGCGCAACTGCCCGAGCCGGTTGTAGCAGCCTTTAAAGAAGCGGATGTATTTCTGCAGCCCTCCACCTGGTCCCAGACCCATACCCGCGCGCGGGTTGAAGCCATCAAAGCCGGCAAGCGCGGCTGCACCATGTGTGAGATTACCGAAGATGCCCTCTGTGTCGGCGCCATCAACGCCGACTACGAGGCCTGCGACCGTCTGGGACGTAAACTCGGGGCCGTACTGGAAAAAACCGAAAAAGTACGAATCACCAGCCCCGCCGGCACCGATATCCGGGGAATAGTAAAGGACCGTCCGGTGCAGTATGAAACCGGTTTGTTTAAACTCCCCGGGCAGTTCGCGGCATTTCCGGACAGCGAGATCAATATCTCGCCGCTGGAAGGAACCGCCCATGGCAAAATCGTCAGCGACGTGAGCATCATGAGCGTCGGCATCACCCTGTACGGTCCGGTGACCCTCATCGTCAAGGACGGCCGCATCACGGATATCCAGGGCGGCATGGCCGCCGCCAAACTCCGTCAAATCCTGGAAGTGCTCAACGACGAAAAGGCTTACAACTATGCCGAATTCGGCATCGGACTGAACCCAGAAGCCAGGCTTGCGGCAACCAACCTGGAAGATCTCGGCCGCCTGGGCAACTGCCACGCCGGCATCGGCAGCAGCTTTGCCATCGGCGGCAAGGTATTGGCCCCCAATCACATCGATGCGATGTACAAGGACGCAACGGTGTATTTTGACGGAAAAGTCGTACTCGAAAACGGTATTTGCAGATTATAA
- a CDS encoding FAD-dependent oxidoreductase translates to MNYPHVFQPFNLGSITLKNRLVMSPMTMNYATEDGRATDKLIRHYLERAKGGVGLIMVEGTYFTPEGKGYLRQLGLCSTEHARALEKMTQAVHALGNGAKIFIQLHHAGARTSAKITGLQPVAPSGVSAYPGGEIPHALTVPEIKELVRAHVQTAVWAKEAGFDGIDLHCAHGYLIPAFLSPLSNRRSDAYGGDLAGRTRFLLEIIAGIKERLGAAYPLTIKISGDEFMEGGLRIDEMIRVAQIAQQAGIDGITVSAGSVGGKKRGSLEQAHQILRTMPMMTAPGCLVPLAEKFKENLNIPVITVGRINHPSLAEDILAQGRADLVAMGRPLLADPYLPQKAMDGKEADIRLCIACNEGCYKRIFQQLDIRCAINPMTGREDDAAPSQTPAPKAVVIVGGGPAGLEAAYSAWQRGHKVTLMEENRKLGGQLNLAASAPGRSEIENIRQFLVKRLAATDVAIITGQKASVELIRPYRPDIVICATGARPRTVDIPGLQTHASMTAWEAIAGTATPVSPCLVVGGGLVGCEAADYLSEHGHRIVLVEILPGIASDGDADTQAFYDMKFAKNKVAAYTATRIERIDRHAAVLERDGETITVPIESIVLAVGAEPIDSLSEELAAAGISCVKIGDCVTPRRILDAVHEGFQAGCAL, encoded by the coding sequence GTGAACTACCCACACGTATTTCAACCGTTTAACCTCGGCAGCATCACGCTGAAAAACCGCCTGGTCATGTCCCCCATGACCATGAATTACGCCACCGAAGACGGGCGAGCTACCGACAAGCTCATCAGGCATTACCTGGAGCGTGCCAAGGGCGGCGTGGGCCTGATCATGGTGGAAGGAACATACTTTACTCCCGAGGGAAAAGGCTATCTTCGGCAGCTCGGTCTCTGTTCTACCGAACACGCCCGTGCGCTGGAGAAAATGACCCAAGCGGTACATGCCCTGGGCAACGGCGCTAAAATATTCATCCAGCTCCATCATGCCGGTGCGCGCACCTCCGCCAAGATCACCGGACTGCAGCCGGTGGCCCCCTCCGGGGTCTCCGCCTATCCGGGTGGAGAAATTCCCCACGCCCTGACCGTCCCTGAAATTAAAGAACTGGTCCGGGCCCATGTCCAGACGGCTGTTTGGGCAAAGGAGGCGGGCTTTGACGGGATTGATCTGCATTGCGCCCACGGATACCTGATCCCGGCCTTTCTCTCGCCGCTTTCCAACCGGCGGAGCGACGCCTATGGCGGAGACCTGGCGGGCAGAACCCGCTTCCTGCTGGAAATTATCGCCGGGATCAAGGAACGCTTGGGCGCAGCGTATCCGTTGACCATCAAGATCAGCGGCGATGAATTCATGGAAGGCGGGCTGAGGATAGATGAGATGATCCGGGTTGCTCAGATCGCCCAACAGGCGGGGATTGACGGGATTACCGTTTCCGCCGGTTCGGTCGGCGGCAAAAAACGGGGCTCCCTTGAACAGGCCCACCAGATCCTGCGGACCATGCCCATGATGACGGCGCCTGGCTGCCTGGTGCCGCTGGCGGAAAAATTCAAGGAAAATCTCAACATCCCGGTCATCACCGTAGGGCGTATCAATCATCCCTCCCTGGCCGAAGACATTCTGGCCCAGGGCCGGGCAGACCTGGTGGCCATGGGGCGTCCGCTGCTGGCCGACCCCTACCTGCCCCAAAAGGCCATGGATGGAAAAGAAGCGGACATTCGCCTGTGCATCGCCTGCAACGAAGGGTGCTACAAACGGATTTTTCAACAGCTCGACATCCGCTGCGCCATCAACCCCATGACCGGCCGGGAAGATGACGCCGCCCCTTCCCAAACTCCCGCCCCCAAAGCGGTTGTGATCGTCGGCGGCGGTCCGGCGGGTCTGGAAGCAGCCTACAGCGCCTGGCAAAGAGGCCACAAGGTCACCCTGATGGAAGAGAACCGGAAACTGGGAGGGCAGTTGAATCTGGCCGCTTCAGCGCCGGGACGCAGCGAGATCGAAAATATCAGGCAGTTTCTTGTCAAACGGCTGGCGGCAACCGATGTGGCTATAATAACCGGCCAAAAAGCATCTGTTGAGCTGATCCGGCCGTATCGACCGGATATCGTTATCTGCGCCACGGGCGCACGCCCGCGCACAGTGGATATTCCCGGCCTCCAAACCCATGCAAGTATGACCGCCTGGGAGGCCATCGCCGGGACCGCTACGCCGGTTTCTCCCTGTCTGGTGGTGGGCGGCGGGTTGGTGGGTTGTGAGGCAGCCGATTATCTGAGCGAACACGGGCACCGGATCGTTCTGGTTGAGATCTTGCCGGGGATCGCCTCGGACGGAGACGCCGACACCCAGGCTTTTTACGATATGAAATTTGCTAAAAATAAAGTGGCGGCCTACACCGCGACCCGAATCGAAAGGATCGACCGGCATGCGGCCGTCCTGGAAAGGGACGGTGAAACGATCACGGTCCCGATTGAATCGATCGTTCTGGCGGTGGGCGCCGAACCCATCGACAGTTTATCGGAAGAACTCGCGGCAGCCGGAATTTCTTGCGTCAAAATCGGAGACTGCGTGACGCCGCGGCGAATCCTGGACGCCGTGCATGAAGGCTTTCAGGCCGGCTGCGCCCTGTAA
- a CDS encoding FAD-dependent oxidoreductase — protein MTCVIIGSGPAGVCSAEAIRSRLPDEPVIMVSKDSAPAGSPVMLTYWLTGKYDPRRLYFRDDDWAEKNCITLKTGVEAVSLDPTANRIFLDSKESLQYDRLLIASGTSATALPIPGGDSRGVGFFRHLYDAQAFLKDETGVEQVVIIGAGFIGLKLACHLSEKGVGVTLLEKEPRLAARIFDEATSRRVEETLRHHGINVETCVEASEILHHKGRVKGIRLKDDRSFTCERVIQAVGVAPNVEFLRESGIRLQRGIVVNDRMQTNMAGIYAAGDVTITTDSITGEPFNNATWPAATRQGAVAGANMAGANRRYLQNFPVNALDLFSLRVMAAGHPLTDPGPDVEITVQERPHLYRKLVTRAGALIGFILAGDVTGAGVLLNALKSKKKIAGPLGDDTFSLQDSVPPNLGYRRGYIF, from the coding sequence ATGACATGTGTCATTATCGGCAGTGGCCCAGCGGGAGTCTGCAGTGCTGAAGCGATTCGCAGCCGTTTGCCGGACGAACCAGTGATCATGGTATCAAAGGATTCAGCGCCGGCCGGTTCACCGGTCATGCTGACATACTGGCTCACCGGAAAATACGACCCCCGGCGACTCTACTTCAGAGATGACGACTGGGCTGAAAAAAATTGCATCACCCTTAAGACCGGCGTCGAAGCTGTTTCCCTGGACCCCACCGCCAACCGGATTTTCCTGGACAGCAAGGAATCGCTCCAATATGACCGGCTCCTGATTGCCAGCGGGACTTCGGCAACGGCCCTGCCCATCCCCGGCGGCGATTCCCGGGGCGTCGGCTTTTTCCGTCATCTCTACGACGCCCAGGCCTTTCTAAAAGATGAAACCGGCGTCGAACAGGTGGTGATTATCGGAGCGGGTTTTATCGGGCTTAAGCTCGCCTGTCATCTGTCTGAAAAAGGCGTTGGGGTCACCCTTCTGGAAAAGGAACCCCGCCTGGCGGCCCGGATTTTTGACGAAGCGACTTCCCGACGGGTTGAGGAGACGCTGCGCCATCACGGAATCAATGTGGAAACCTGCGTTGAGGCCAGCGAAATCCTGCACCACAAGGGCCGGGTCAAAGGCATTCGCCTGAAGGACGACCGGTCATTCACCTGTGAGCGGGTCATTCAGGCAGTGGGGGTAGCGCCCAATGTAGAATTCCTCCGGGAGAGCGGCATCCGGTTGCAGCGCGGCATCGTCGTCAACGACCGCATGCAGACCAATATGGCCGGTATCTACGCTGCCGGAGATGTAACCATCACCACGGATTCCATCACCGGCGAACCCTTTAACAATGCCACCTGGCCGGCAGCCACCCGACAGGGTGCGGTGGCCGGCGCCAATATGGCCGGTGCAAATCGCAGATACCTGCAAAATTTCCCCGTCAACGCCCTTGATCTTTTCAGTCTGCGGGTGATGGCGGCCGGCCATCCGTTGACGGACCCGGGACCCGATGTTGAGATTACAGTTCAGGAAAGACCGCATCTTTATCGAAAACTCGTGACCCGCGCCGGAGCCCTGATCGGTTTCATTCTGGCGGGGGACGTAACCGGGGCCGGGGTGCTTTTAAATGCCCTCAAGTCAAAGAAAAAAATTGCCGGGCCGCTGGGGGATGACACTTTTTCCCTGCAAGACAGCGTACCGCCGAATTTAGGCTATCGCCGAGGATATATCTTTTAA